A region of Scylla paramamosain isolate STU-SP2022 chromosome 25, ASM3559412v1, whole genome shotgun sequence DNA encodes the following proteins:
- the LOC135113385 gene encoding adhesive plaque matrix protein-like: MVVLLSRPPPLIVVPLSLPNPDNRVALLLRTPMAVALYRFHPDSHAAILLVASLAAVAFAEKVSHNHDHDPYDNDRYDPDPYDDRGHHGGSSYDDSYNKKPDYNFHYKVKDKYYNDFGHWEERKGYLTNGWYYVVLPDYRRQNVHYTVDGNKGYVATVTYTHEPKPKYKNHKGGHNHGSYEDDSYKPRSYEDDTYKSGSSEHGPYRPKPTYKPDSHEHGTYTPRPYY; encoded by the exons ATGGTCGTGCTGCTCTCCCGCCCTCCACCTCTAATAGTCGTGCCGCTGTCCCTCCCCAACCCTGATAATCGTGTCGCTCTCCTACTCCGCACACCAATGGCCGTGGCGCTGTACCGCTTCCACCCTGATAGTCATGCCGCT ATCCTGCTCGTGGCATCCTTGGCCGCCGTTGCCTTTGCTGAAAAGGTTTCACACAACCACGATCATGATCCCTACGACAATGACCGCTACGATCCAGATCCCTACGACGATAGAGGTCACCACGGAGGTTCCTCCTACGACGATTCGTATAACAAG AAACCGGActacaacttccactacaaagTCAAGGACAAGTACTACAACGACTTCGGCCACTGGGAGGAGCGCAAAGGGTACCTCACCAATGGCTGGTACTATGTGGTGCTGCCAGACTATCGCAGACAGAATGTGCATTACACCGTCGATGGGAACAAAGGCTACGTAGCCACGGTCACCTACACCCACGAACCAAAACCTAAGTACAAGAATCACAAGGGCGGCCACAACCATGGCTCTTACGAAGATGACTCATACAAGCCTCGCTCATACGAAGATGACACATACAAGTCTGGTTCATCTGAACATGGGCCATACAGGCCAAAACCTACATACAAGCCAGACTCCCATGAACATGGTACATACACGCCGAGGCCTTATTACTAG